Proteins from a genomic interval of Staphylococcus debuckii:
- a CDS encoding ferredoxin: MAKYTIVDMDTCIACGACGAAAPDIYDYDDEGIAYVILDDNKGTAEVPEELYEDLEDADEGCPTDSIKIADEPFDGDALKFE; this comes from the coding sequence TTGGCTAAATATACGATTGTAGATATGGATACTTGTATTGCATGCGGTGCTTGCGGTGCAGCAGCTCCAGATATTTATGATTATGACGATGAAGGTATCGCATATGTTATTTTAGATGATAATAAAGGTACAGCAGAAGTTCCAGAAGAACTTTATGAAGATTTAGAAGATGCAGATGAAGGTTGTCCTACAGACTCTATTAAAATTGCAGATGAGCCTTTCGATGGGGATGCATTAAAATTCGAATAA
- a CDS encoding LysM peptidoglycan-binding domain-containing protein, producing MMALSNNNFKDDFERNRQSIDPTHNDDNQQNSDTPIDSNEHDETNNQEPKTGATHFPPRGSQRRRRRRRETAKHQSNEEELHTDKQDVEDKDNSAEKKDNKTKAGGAAAASVSGGIIGKKLHDNHEDKEKSSAQKNEKSEVGSLDDRSAKSYDNSSRQSDKEEPLAKEKDKPTEKQAATTGAGSVADNNVAKKDSKHSEESNHEKSVDKNGDEPQRAASKDNQEKKHNTGKAAGAAAVGAGAAMAGKAAKDHKDTKDNRNEKQKDSEKPNDKKDSNAKKAGAAGAGVAGGAAASKATESHKENKNEETKDKKHNKGKAAAAGAGVAGGAAATKAASAHGSGGSNGGNGGNGGNGPEDNGNHDEPKRKGGMKKLLPLLLGLIIIAAIAIFGGMALTNQGDHKDGNDNKVANHSKDNKKDDAKDKSSDAQKGKKSDDKNSKDKNSDKATESDDSTNKQNDDNANNNAANDSANANGYGNDDQNGQNGQNGYNQDQQNQQGQNQQNGQNGQSNQNNQQGQNQQGGQTHTVYGKENLYRIAIRYYGEGTPENVEKIKRANGLNSNNISNGQQLVIPQ from the coding sequence ATGATGGCGTTGTCAAATAACAACTTTAAAGATGATTTCGAACGTAATCGTCAGTCAATCGATCCAACGCACAATGATGACAATCAGCAAAATTCTGATACACCGATTGATTCCAATGAGCATGATGAAACAAACAACCAAGAACCTAAAACTGGAGCAACTCATTTCCCGCCAAGGGGCTCTCAACGCAGACGTCGCAGAAGAAGAGAAACTGCAAAACATCAATCAAATGAAGAAGAACTACATACTGATAAACAAGATGTAGAAGACAAAGATAATTCTGCTGAGAAAAAAGACAACAAAACTAAAGCAGGTGGGGCTGCTGCAGCAAGTGTCAGCGGAGGAATTATCGGTAAAAAATTGCATGATAATCATGAAGACAAAGAAAAATCCTCAGCTCAAAAAAATGAAAAAAGCGAAGTAGGAAGTTTAGACGATCGTTCCGCTAAATCATATGACAATAGTAGTCGACAAAGTGATAAAGAAGAACCGTTAGCTAAAGAAAAAGATAAACCTACTGAAAAACAAGCAGCAACTACTGGAGCAGGCAGTGTGGCAGACAATAACGTTGCAAAGAAAGATTCAAAGCATAGTGAAGAGTCAAATCACGAAAAATCAGTTGATAAAAATGGCGATGAACCACAACGAGCAGCTTCTAAAGATAATCAAGAGAAAAAGCATAATACAGGTAAAGCAGCTGGTGCTGCAGCTGTAGGCGCTGGAGCTGCGATGGCTGGCAAAGCTGCTAAAGACCACAAAGATACCAAAGATAATCGCAATGAGAAACAAAAAGATTCAGAAAAGCCAAACGACAAAAAAGACAGTAATGCTAAAAAAGCTGGCGCTGCTGGAGCTGGTGTTGCCGGTGGTGCTGCTGCAAGCAAAGCGACTGAATCTCATAAAGAAAACAAAAATGAAGAAACAAAAGATAAGAAACATAATAAAGGTAAAGCGGCAGCAGCTGGAGCTGGCGTGGCAGGCGGAGCTGCAGCTACAAAAGCAGCAAGCGCTCACGGATCCGGCGGCAGTAATGGCGGCAACGGTGGTAACGGAGGAAATGGTCCAGAAGATAATGGAAACCATGACGAACCTAAGAGAAAAGGCGGAATGAAAAAATTATTACCATTGTTGTTAGGCTTGATTATTATTGCAGCAATTGCTATTTTTGGCGGCATGGCTTTAACGAATCAAGGCGACCACAAAGATGGCAACGACAATAAAGTAGCTAATCATTCTAAAGATAATAAGAAAGATGATGCCAAAGATAAATCATCAGACGCTCAAAAAGGCAAGAAATCTGATGATAAAAACAGCAAAGATAAAAATTCAGACAAAGCTACCGAATCAGACGATAGTACGAATAAACAAAATGATGATAATGCAAATAACAACGCTGCCAATGATTCTGCAAATGCTAATGGTTACGGCAATGATGATCAAAATGGTCAAAACGGCCAAAATGGTTATAACCAAGATCAACAAAATCAACAAGGACAAAACCAACAAAATGGTCAAAATGGCCAATCTAACCAAAATAATCAGCAGGGACAAAACCAACAAGGCGGACAAACGCACACTGTATACGGCAAAGAAAATCTTTATCGCATTGCAATCCGCTATTACGGTGAAGGTACACCAGAAAACGTTGAAAAAATCAAACGTGCTAACGGCCTGAATAGTAATAATATCTCTAATGGCCAACAACTTGTTATTCCGCAATAA
- the cmk gene encoding (d)CMP kinase, with the protein MKLINIAIDGPAAAGKSTIARKVAESHSMIYVDTGAMYRAITYKYLQKGMPEDFQSLIENISLKLIYDEEKGQRVLLNGEDITDYLRSNEVTQNVSYVASKAPVRTFAVKVQQQLAAEKGIVMDGRDIGTVVLPDADLKIYMIASVEERAERRQKENEENGIPSSLNQLKKEIEERDQYDMNREISPLRKADDAVTVNTTGKSIEEVSQIISDLIESIDA; encoded by the coding sequence ATGAAGTTAATAAATATTGCAATTGATGGACCAGCAGCGGCTGGGAAAAGTACAATTGCACGCAAAGTAGCAGAAAGTCATTCAATGATTTATGTTGATACAGGAGCAATGTACCGTGCTATTACCTATAAATATTTACAAAAAGGCATGCCCGAGGACTTTCAATCTTTAATCGAAAATATTTCTCTTAAATTAATTTATGATGAGGAAAAAGGCCAACGTGTTCTATTAAATGGTGAAGATATCACTGATTACCTTCGCTCGAACGAGGTAACGCAAAATGTTTCTTACGTGGCCTCTAAAGCGCCTGTCAGAACCTTTGCAGTAAAAGTACAGCAGCAATTAGCAGCTGAAAAAGGCATCGTAATGGATGGGAGAGATATCGGTACTGTAGTATTACCAGATGCTGATCTTAAAATATATATGATTGCTTCTGTAGAAGAACGTGCTGAAAGAAGACAAAAAGAAAATGAAGAAAATGGGATTCCTTCCTCACTTAATCAATTGAAGAAAGAAATTGAAGAACGTGATCAATATGACATGAACAGAGAAATTTCTCCATTAAGAAAAGCGGATGATGCAGTGACAGTAAATACTACTGGCAAATCGATTGAAGAAGTCTCTCAAATCATTTCTGATTTAATTGAAAGCATAGACGCCTAA
- a CDS encoding ECF transporter S component: MNQQKNKRFIIISMMSAIAFILMFIKFPLPFLPPYLTLDFSDVPALLATFLFGPVAGVIVELIKNLLNFLFNMGDPIGPVANFAAAVSFLLTAFYVSKLSKGKLNIIMGLIVGTLVMTLVLSILNYFVLLPLYGMIMNLADVVKNLKIIIVSGIIPFNIIKGIAVSVIFLLLYKRLKKALNY; this comes from the coding sequence ATGAATCAACAAAAAAACAAACGCTTTATCATTATAAGTATGATGAGTGCCATTGCGTTTATTTTGATGTTTATCAAATTTCCGCTGCCATTTTTACCACCATACTTAACACTTGATTTCAGCGACGTTCCTGCATTGCTTGCAACATTTCTATTTGGACCTGTAGCAGGGGTGATTGTAGAACTCATCAAAAATTTGCTTAACTTCCTTTTCAATATGGGAGATCCGATTGGGCCTGTAGCAAACTTTGCAGCTGCAGTCAGTTTCTTACTTACTGCATTTTATGTAAGCAAATTATCTAAAGGCAAATTAAATATTATTATGGGTTTAATTGTAGGTACATTAGTAATGACTTTAGTACTAAGTATCTTAAACTATTTTGTCTTATTGCCTTTATACGGCATGATAATGAACCTTGCAGATGTAGTAAAAAATTTAAAAATTATCATTGTATCAGGAATTATTCCGTTTAATATAATTAAAGGGATTGCGGTATCCGTTATTTTCCTTTTACTCTATAAACGTCTTAAAAAAGCATTGAACTATTAA
- the der gene encoding ribosome biogenesis GTPase Der: MTKPVVAIVGRPNVGKSTIFNRIVGERVSIVEDTPGVTRDRIYSSGEWLTHDFNVIDTGGIELTDAPFQTQIRAQAEIAIDEADVIIFMVNQREGLTQTDEMIAQMLYKTNKPVVLAVNKVDNPEMRTDIYDFYALGFGEPFPISGSHGLGLGDLLDEVAKHFKDEEEDPYDEDTIRLSLIGRPNVGKSSLVNAILGEDRVIVSNIAGTTRDAIDTEYSYEDQDYVLIDTAGMRKKGKVYEATEKYSVLRALKAIERSNVVLVVLNAEEGIIEQDKRVAGYAHEEGKAIVIVVNKWDTLDKDSKTMKKFEDKIRQEFQFLDYAPIAFVSAKEKQRLRTLFPLIKEASENHKKRVQSSTLNEVITDAISMNPTPTDKGRRLKVFYATQVAVEPPTFVVFVNDAELMHFSYKRYLENQIRDAFGFEGTPIHIIPRKRN, from the coding sequence ATGACTAAACCTGTTGTAGCTATTGTTGGTCGCCCAAATGTCGGTAAATCAACAATTTTCAATAGAATTGTCGGCGAGCGTGTCTCTATTGTAGAGGATACACCTGGTGTAACAAGAGACCGAATTTATTCTAGCGGCGAATGGTTGACGCATGATTTTAATGTTATTGATACAGGCGGTATCGAATTAACAGATGCACCATTCCAAACCCAGATCAGAGCTCAAGCTGAAATTGCTATTGATGAAGCTGATGTAATAATTTTTATGGTGAATCAAAGAGAAGGTTTGACGCAGACCGACGAAATGATTGCCCAAATGCTATATAAGACAAACAAACCTGTTGTCTTAGCTGTGAATAAAGTTGATAATCCTGAAATGCGTACAGATATTTATGATTTTTATGCTTTAGGATTTGGAGAACCATTCCCAATATCTGGATCGCACGGTCTAGGGCTAGGTGACCTATTGGATGAAGTTGCTAAGCACTTCAAAGACGAAGAAGAAGACCCGTATGATGAAGATACTATCAGATTGTCACTTATCGGGCGTCCAAATGTTGGTAAATCAAGCTTAGTAAATGCAATCTTAGGAGAAGATCGTGTCATTGTCTCAAATATTGCCGGCACTACACGAGATGCCATCGATACAGAATATTCTTATGAAGATCAAGATTATGTATTGATTGATACTGCAGGTATGAGAAAAAAAGGCAAAGTTTATGAAGCCACTGAAAAATATTCAGTATTACGTGCTTTAAAAGCGATTGAAAGATCTAACGTAGTTTTAGTTGTTTTGAATGCCGAAGAAGGTATTATAGAGCAAGATAAACGTGTAGCAGGTTATGCACATGAAGAGGGCAAAGCCATCGTTATAGTAGTCAACAAGTGGGATACTTTAGATAAAGACAGCAAAACAATGAAGAAATTCGAAGATAAGATACGTCAAGAATTCCAATTTTTAGATTATGCACCAATTGCCTTTGTATCTGCTAAAGAAAAACAACGTTTGCGTACACTCTTCCCATTAATTAAAGAAGCAAGCGAAAATCATAAAAAACGTGTTCAAAGTTCAACATTGAACGAAGTAATTACGGATGCTATTTCTATGAATCCAACTCCGACTGACAAAGGACGAAGACTAAAAGTCTTTTATGCTACCCAAGTAGCAGTTGAGCCGCCAACATTCGTGGTATTTGTGAATGATGCAGAACTTATGCACTTCTCTTACAAACGCTATTTAGAGAATCAAATCAGAGATGCATTCGGATTCGAAGGAACTCCGATCCATATTATTCCAAGAAAAAGAAATTAA
- a CDS encoding RecQ family ATP-dependent DNA helicase has translation MLQEALENWFGFDSFKPGQEAIIQSVLHHQNTLGILPTGSGKSLCYQLPTYIIQKPTLIISPLISLMDDQVMQMRKKGERAVCYVHSGMGIDEKMQNLKLIKKAKFIFLSPEFILHRDNIKYLNNIDLGLIVLDEAHCITEWGYDFRPHYALVGKITKRFPKATVLALTATAPKHLKQDLDEIVDTQFHEIKTKMDRSNISLSHLNFDNDKEKTEWLINKISSSGPTIIYVSSKKKCRELAQLIYNAGYLTGIYHGDMSYQERQTVQQQFLQNDIPIVVATSAFGMGINKPDIRTVIHYHLPPSPSSYIQEIGRAGRDGTYSQAISLFQPDDAYLLDTLMFADIISEADIDAFQAGGILPEEKQRIIEILRQRFSLIEIRQIFQRSEMRKKDGLLRMLGYKNLTTCRREYLMSYFGETIEKPTSCCDNDHNVEIINERNTKKVTRKMDYLEKLNQIFIKS, from the coding sequence ATGCTGCAAGAAGCCCTTGAAAATTGGTTTGGCTTCGATTCATTCAAACCAGGACAAGAAGCAATCATCCAAAGTGTATTGCATCATCAAAATACTCTAGGAATCTTACCGACCGGCAGTGGTAAAAGTTTATGTTATCAGTTGCCGACTTATATTATTCAAAAGCCAACCTTAATCATTTCACCCTTGATTTCTTTAATGGATGATCAAGTTATGCAAATGAGAAAAAAAGGTGAACGCGCAGTATGCTATGTGCATTCCGGTATGGGTATAGATGAAAAAATGCAAAATCTTAAGTTGATTAAAAAGGCTAAATTTATCTTTTTAAGCCCAGAATTTATATTACATCGCGATAATATTAAATACTTGAACAACATCGATTTAGGCCTGATTGTCTTAGATGAAGCACATTGTATTACAGAATGGGGCTATGATTTCAGACCTCATTACGCTTTAGTCGGTAAAATTACGAAGCGCTTCCCTAAAGCTACTGTATTAGCTTTAACTGCTACCGCTCCTAAACACTTAAAACAAGATTTGGACGAGATAGTAGACACTCAGTTTCATGAAATTAAAACTAAAATGGACCGCAGTAATATTTCCTTATCCCATCTCAATTTCGACAATGATAAAGAGAAAACGGAATGGTTAATAAACAAGATAAGCTCAAGTGGTCCTACTATCATTTATGTATCTTCTAAGAAAAAATGTCGTGAACTTGCTCAACTTATCTATAATGCTGGTTATTTAACTGGAATTTACCATGGGGACATGTCTTATCAAGAAAGACAAACTGTTCAACAACAATTCTTGCAAAATGATATTCCAATCGTTGTAGCAACCAGTGCATTCGGAATGGGGATTAATAAACCTGATATTAGAACTGTGATACATTACCATCTTCCTCCTAGTCCCTCAAGTTATATCCAAGAAATAGGCAGAGCAGGAAGAGATGGCACATACAGCCAAGCTATTAGTTTATTTCAGCCAGATGATGCATATTTATTAGATACCTTAATGTTTGCTGATATTATCAGCGAAGCCGATATCGATGCATTTCAAGCAGGGGGTATACTTCCAGAAGAAAAACAACGTATCATTGAAATTCTTCGACAACGCTTTTCTCTAATAGAAATCCGTCAAATATTTCAACGTTCAGAAATGCGCAAAAAGGACGGTTTGCTGAGAATGTTAGGATATAAAAATCTTACAACTTGTCGACGAGAGTATCTGATGTCTTATTTTGGTGAAACTATCGAAAAACCCACATCTTGTTGTGACAATGATCATAATGTGGAAATTATTAATGAAAGAAATACCAAAAAAGTAACAAGGAAGATGGATTATTTAGAAAAACTCAATCAAATATTCATAAAAAGTTAA
- a CDS encoding helix-turn-helix domain-containing protein has product MIDLKEIIQYIKTHAYHYKTTKSLYNIIVGAKTHQTYFDACSQQLLSLYHSHPNLKYPSFERIFNSLNESGDNLNIDLKITPRYTFESIQQTFQVIQLLIQTISYNNHHTLSFIPVSQINKVQHRVKRIFHKIKQEQKEKLFEEEIYLLFKRINKENDNSILHYFLQGFEETMYTNQQVGMIESLTDDDLLRIKMNDFVEMMSQLENKDDFPILNKAIILPVLSQNAYQTYQHVKEGLKMKQIAHLENVKENTVEDHILELFIKGYLSDYNKYLNEVFYSNFKPFYQNQKESRLKAFKAEFPNNSYFEIKLAIIRIARGG; this is encoded by the coding sequence ATGATTGATTTGAAAGAAATTATTCAATACATAAAAACACATGCTTATCATTATAAAACTACTAAAAGTCTTTATAATATCATCGTTGGTGCTAAAACTCATCAAACTTATTTTGATGCATGTAGCCAACAACTTTTATCATTATATCACAGTCATCCAAATTTAAAATATCCGTCATTCGAACGAATATTCAATAGTTTGAATGAAAGCGGTGACAATTTAAATATTGATCTAAAAATTACTCCTCGCTATACTTTTGAAAGCATACAACAGACATTCCAAGTAATTCAATTATTAATTCAAACAATTTCTTATAATAATCATCACACTTTATCTTTTATACCCGTCTCACAAATAAACAAAGTTCAGCATAGAGTGAAAAGAATTTTTCATAAAATTAAGCAAGAACAGAAAGAAAAATTATTCGAAGAGGAAATATATCTTCTGTTTAAACGAATCAATAAAGAAAATGATAACTCCATCCTACATTATTTCCTGCAAGGTTTTGAAGAAACGATGTATACCAACCAGCAAGTGGGGATGATAGAATCATTAACTGACGATGATTTGCTACGTATAAAAATGAATGATTTTGTAGAAATGATGAGTCAGTTAGAAAATAAAGACGATTTTCCTATTTTAAATAAAGCGATTATACTACCGGTTTTATCCCAAAATGCATATCAAACTTATCAACACGTTAAAGAAGGATTAAAAATGAAACAAATTGCTCATTTAGAAAACGTCAAAGAAAATACAGTAGAAGATCATATTTTGGAATTATTTATCAAAGGTTACTTATCAGACTACAATAAGTATCTTAATGAGGTTTTTTATAGTAATTTCAAACCTTTCTATCAGAATCAGAAAGAATCACGTCTCAAGGCATTTAAAGCAGAATTTCCAAATAACAGCTATTTCGAAATTAAACTTGCGATTATACGCATAGCCAGGGGGGGATAG
- a CDS encoding asparaginase — translation MKKILVIHTGGTISMSEDESNKVIENEQNPISKHQDVISRYADVTEINPINLPSPHVGISDVVKLRDIIEKASQDGNYDGFVITHGTDTLEETAYLLDLITETKQPIVITGAMRSSNEIGSDGLYNFISALRVAAADEAIDKGVMVVFNDEIHTARNVTKTHTSNTNTFQSPNHGPLGVLTKTSVQFHHRPYHHKILHEVDSDLYVPIVKAYMDMRSDVLKFYSEQNVDGIVIEALGQGNLPPSALDGLMACLEKGIPVILVSRSFNGIVGPIYGYNGGGYDLEQRGVIFSNGLNGQKARLKLLVAISNHLNEQQLKSYFDAQV, via the coding sequence ATGAAAAAAATCTTAGTCATCCATACTGGCGGAACCATCAGTATGTCTGAAGATGAAAGTAACAAAGTAATTGAAAATGAACAAAATCCAATCTCAAAACATCAAGATGTAATAAGCCGCTATGCTGATGTGACTGAGATTAATCCAATAAATTTACCTTCACCGCATGTTGGAATTTCAGATGTTGTAAAATTGCGCGATATTATTGAAAAAGCAAGTCAAGATGGTAATTATGATGGATTCGTAATTACCCATGGCACAGATACTTTAGAGGAAACAGCTTATTTATTAGATCTGATAACAGAAACAAAACAACCGATTGTCATTACAGGCGCAATGCGCTCATCTAATGAAATCGGATCTGATGGATTATATAATTTTATTTCTGCATTACGTGTCGCTGCTGCGGATGAAGCAATCGATAAAGGTGTAATGGTTGTTTTTAACGATGAAATACATACGGCTAGAAACGTCACCAAGACTCATACCTCAAATACAAATACTTTCCAAAGTCCTAATCATGGCCCATTAGGTGTTTTAACTAAAACAAGTGTCCAATTCCACCATCGTCCTTATCATCACAAAATTTTACATGAGGTCGATTCAGATTTATATGTGCCGATTGTAAAAGCCTATATGGATATGCGGAGTGATGTATTAAAATTTTATAGTGAGCAGAATGTGGATGGAATTGTAATTGAAGCGTTGGGGCAAGGTAATTTGCCTCCAAGTGCGTTAGATGGTCTAATGGCTTGTTTAGAAAAAGGAATACCGGTAATTCTAGTTTCACGTTCATTTAACGGTATTGTAGGACCGATATACGGTTACAATGGCGGAGGATATGATTTAGAACAGCGCGGGGTTATTTTTTCAAATGGCTTGAATGGGCAAAAAGCACGTTTGAAGTTATTAGTGGCTATCAGTAATCATCTCAATGAGCAGCAATTAAAGTCTTATTTTGATGCACAAGTATAA
- the ypdA gene encoding bacillithiol disulfide reductase YpdA, which produces MQTVESIIIGGGPCGLSAAIEQKKKGIETLVIEKGNVVDAIYNYPTHQTFFSSSDKLSIGDVPFIVEEYKPRRNQALVYYREVVKYHQLDVHAFEEVLTVKKIGKRFTITTTKDTYQCRFLTVATGYYGQHNDLEVEGAKLPKVFHYFKEAHPYFDQNVAIIGGKNSAVDAALELEKAGANVTVLYRGSDYSAAIKPWILPNFESLVRHEKIDMHFNAEVTKIDEDSITYIQEGETYSIPNDYVFAMIGYHPDYDFLQNIGIDIHTNEFGTAPVYDKETYETNVENCYIAGVIAAGNDANTIFIENGKFHGGIIAQNIIAKKQTPLES; this is translated from the coding sequence ATGCAAACAGTCGAAAGTATTATCATCGGTGGCGGCCCTTGTGGTTTAAGCGCCGCTATTGAACAGAAGAAAAAAGGAATTGAAACGCTAGTTATTGAAAAAGGAAATGTGGTAGATGCAATTTATAATTATCCAACCCATCAAACCTTTTTCTCATCTAGTGATAAATTGAGTATCGGCGATGTGCCTTTCATCGTTGAAGAATATAAACCACGCAGAAACCAAGCGTTGGTATATTATAGAGAAGTTGTAAAATATCATCAACTTGATGTACATGCGTTTGAAGAGGTCCTCACAGTTAAAAAAATTGGTAAACGCTTTACAATTACAACTACAAAAGACACTTATCAATGCAGATTTCTTACAGTAGCAACTGGTTATTATGGTCAACATAATGATTTAGAAGTAGAAGGTGCAAAATTACCTAAAGTTTTCCATTACTTTAAAGAAGCACATCCTTATTTCGACCAAAATGTGGCAATTATCGGCGGTAAGAACTCTGCTGTTGATGCTGCATTAGAATTAGAAAAAGCTGGTGCTAATGTCACAGTGTTATATCGAGGTTCAGATTATTCTGCAGCAATCAAACCGTGGATTTTGCCAAATTTTGAATCACTAGTACGTCACGAAAAAATTGATATGCACTTCAATGCAGAAGTTACAAAAATTGACGAGGACAGTATCACATATATTCAAGAGGGCGAAACATACTCTATACCGAACGATTACGTATTTGCAATGATCGGCTATCATCCCGATTATGATTTCTTGCAAAATATTGGTATTGATATTCATACTAATGAATTTGGAACTGCTCCAGTTTATGATAAAGAAACATATGAAACTAATGTAGAGAATTGTTATATTGCAGGAGTAATTGCTGCAGGTAACGATGCTAATACGATTTTTATTGAAAATGGAAAATTCCATGGGGGTATTATTGCCCAAAATATTATAGCTAAAAAACAAACACCTTTAGAATCTTAA
- the rpsA gene encoding 30S ribosomal protein S1 codes for MTEEFNESMINEIKEGDKISGQVQKVEDKQVIVDVDGGKFSGIVPISQLSTHHIDSPNEVVKEGDAVEAYVTKVEVDEENESGAYILSIRQLEQEKSYEYLQEKQDNNEIIEAKVTEVVKGGLVVDVGQRGFVPASLISTDFIEDFSSFDGQVLELRVEELDPENNRVILSRKAVEQERNEAKKAELLSSLSEGDVIEGTIARLTNFGAFVDIGGVDGLVHVSELSHEHVDKPEDVVSVGDKVNVKVKSVEQDSERISLSIKDTLPSPFESIKGEIHADSIIEGRVVRLTDFGAFVEIAAGVQGLVHISEISRKHIGTPSEVLEPNQEVTVKVLSIDEESERISLSIKAAVPEEEVLQIDDDESRDYIENSDDDDNPTLGEMFGDKLKNLKF; via the coding sequence ATGACTGAAGAATTCAATGAATCAATGATTAATGAAATTAAAGAAGGAGATAAAATCTCTGGACAAGTCCAAAAAGTCGAAGATAAACAAGTGATTGTTGACGTCGACGGTGGCAAATTTAGCGGTATCGTTCCAATTAGTCAATTATCTACGCATCATATTGACAGCCCAAATGAAGTGGTGAAAGAAGGAGATGCAGTAGAAGCGTATGTGACTAAAGTGGAAGTTGACGAAGAAAATGAATCAGGGGCTTATATCCTTTCTATTCGTCAATTAGAACAAGAGAAGTCTTATGAATATTTACAAGAAAAACAAGATAATAATGAAATTATAGAAGCAAAAGTAACTGAAGTCGTTAAAGGCGGCTTAGTTGTTGATGTAGGACAAAGAGGTTTCGTTCCAGCTTCATTAATTTCTACAGATTTCATTGAAGACTTTTCAAGCTTTGATGGACAAGTGCTAGAATTACGCGTTGAAGAACTTGATCCTGAAAATAATCGCGTCATCCTAAGCCGAAAAGCAGTTGAACAAGAAAGAAACGAAGCTAAAAAAGCTGAATTACTATCATCTTTATCAGAAGGAGATGTAATTGAAGGTACAATTGCACGTTTAACTAACTTTGGTGCTTTTGTAGATATCGGCGGTGTAGATGGTTTGGTCCATGTTTCTGAACTTTCTCATGAACATGTTGATAAACCAGAAGATGTCGTATCTGTAGGCGATAAAGTCAACGTCAAAGTGAAATCAGTAGAACAAGATTCTGAACGTATTTCACTTTCTATTAAAGATACGTTACCGAGTCCATTTGAAAGTATCAAAGGAGAAATCCACGCAGATTCAATTATCGAAGGACGTGTAGTACGTTTAACTGATTTCGGTGCATTTGTTGAAATTGCAGCAGGTGTACAAGGCTTAGTGCATATTTCTGAAATCAGTCGCAAACACATCGGTACTCCTAGTGAAGTACTTGAACCTAACCAAGAAGTTACTGTTAAAGTATTAAGTATCGATGAAGAAAGCGAACGTATTTCTTTATCAATTAAAGCTGCTGTTCCTGAAGAAGAAGTGCTTCAAATTGATGATGACGAATCTCGTGATTATATCGAAAATAGTGATGACGATGATAATCCAACATTAGGAGAAATGTTTGGAGATAAATTGAAAAATCTTAAATTCTAA